One Dysosmobacter welbionis DNA segment encodes these proteins:
- a CDS encoding ATPase, T2SS/T4P/T4SS family — translation MKEEERRYEEAARVLPGRLREQALAQPPEVRQMAEEFRLRAGQPLAVLLPEGERSLGAAVTPEDLETLCDLATDYSRYAAEETLREGYLSVRGGFRVGLCGTAVMKDGESTALRDLSSAAVRIAREQRGIGEAVAPRLFRDGRYQNTLLLSPPGGGKTTLLRDLVRCLSSGGTGRPGLRVSLIDERGEVAVMVRGRPQMDVGPRTDVLDACPKALGIPMALRAMNPQVIAVDEITAEADLRAAMQAAGCGVGLLATIHAADAAELTQRPLYRQLLAEKVFRLAVRIRRDEAGRTYEVEELPW, via the coding sequence GTGAAGGAGGAAGAACGCCGCTATGAGGAGGCGGCCCGGGTGCTGCCGGGCCGCCTGCGGGAACAGGCTCTGGCCCAGCCGCCGGAGGTCCGGCAGATGGCGGAGGAGTTCCGCCTCCGGGCGGGGCAGCCGCTGGCGGTGCTGCTGCCGGAGGGGGAGCGGTCCCTGGGGGCCGCCGTGACGCCGGAGGATCTGGAGACTCTCTGCGACCTTGCCACCGACTACTCCCGCTATGCGGCGGAGGAGACCCTGCGGGAGGGGTATCTCTCCGTGCGGGGCGGCTTCCGGGTGGGGCTGTGCGGCACGGCGGTGATGAAGGACGGGGAGAGCACCGCCCTGCGGGACCTGTCCTCCGCCGCTGTCCGCATCGCCCGGGAGCAGAGGGGGATCGGGGAGGCGGTGGCGCCCCGGCTGTTTCGGGACGGGCGGTATCAGAACACCCTGCTGCTGTCGCCCCCCGGCGGCGGCAAGACCACGCTGCTGCGGGATCTGGTGCGGTGCCTCTCCTCCGGCGGCACCGGCAGGCCGGGTCTGCGGGTCTCCCTTATCGATGAGCGGGGGGAGGTGGCAGTGATGGTCCGGGGGAGGCCCCAGATGGACGTGGGGCCCCGGACGGACGTGCTGGACGCCTGCCCCAAGGCCCTGGGCATCCCCATGGCCCTGCGGGCCATGAACCCCCAGGTCATCGCCGTGGACGAGATCACGGCGGAGGCGGACCTCCGGGCCGCCATGCAGGCCGCCGGGTGCGGCGTGGGGCTGCTGGCCACCATCCACGCCGCCGATGCCGCAGAGCTGACCCAGCGGCCGCTGTACCGGCAGCTGCTGGCGGAGAAGGTGTTCCGGCTGGCGGTGCGCATCCGCCGGGATGAGGCCGGAAGGACATACGAAGTGGAGGAACTGCCATGGTGA
- a CDS encoding Asp23/Gls24 family envelope stress response protein, with protein MGESKEYMTLPEENGSINISEEVIAAIAVGAVRDVEGVSGMVTAMGGSVTDLVHNKKNAQKGAKGVKIDMTGAALVLDIYLTVEYGHPIPTVAENAQKAVIGAVEAMTGCSVEAVNIHVGGVTLA; from the coding sequence ATGGGCGAGAGCAAAGAGTATATGACGCTGCCGGAGGAGAACGGGAGCATCAACATTTCCGAGGAAGTGATTGCCGCCATCGCCGTGGGCGCCGTCCGGGATGTGGAGGGCGTGTCCGGCATGGTGACTGCCATGGGCGGCAGCGTCACGGACCTGGTCCACAACAAGAAGAACGCCCAGAAGGGCGCCAAGGGTGTGAAGATCGACATGACCGGCGCCGCCCTGGTGCTGGACATCTATCTGACGGTGGAGTACGGCCACCCCATCCCCACGGTGGCGGAAAATGCCCAAAAGGCCGTCATCGGCGCGGTGGAGGCCATGACCGGCTGCTCTGTGGAGGCGGTCAACATCCACGTGGGCGGCGTGACGCTGGCCTGA
- a CDS encoding stage III sporulation protein AF, translating to MMEAVRAWLTSVVLVSVLLSAAQSLIPPGTVRKAAGFTGGLILLLVLLRPVLGADLEHLELDFDHYQAAVEERQEELADTQTEAMASIIAEQTEAYILDKAGELGLEVTVRVETRTEGNGIPVPWSAELTGSWSQALASALETELGIPAERQVWHEREAEN from the coding sequence ATGATGGAGGCGGTGCGGGCGTGGCTGACCTCCGTGGTACTGGTGTCGGTGCTGCTGTCGGCGGCCCAGAGCCTGATCCCGCCGGGCACCGTGCGGAAGGCGGCGGGCTTCACCGGCGGGCTCATCCTGCTGCTGGTGCTGCTGCGGCCGGTGCTGGGGGCAGACCTGGAGCATCTGGAGCTGGATTTCGACCACTACCAGGCGGCGGTGGAGGAACGGCAGGAGGAGCTGGCCGACACACAGACCGAGGCCATGGCTTCTATCATAGCGGAGCAGACAGAAGCATATATATTGGACAAAGCGGGCGAGCTGGGGCTGGAGGTGACCGTCCGGGTGGAGACGCGGACGGAGGGAAACGGCATCCCGGTGCCCTGGTCCGCGGAGCTGACGGGCAGCTGGTCGCAGGCGCTGGCGTCGGCGCTGGAGACGGAACTGGGCATCCCGGCGGAGAGGCAGGTTTGGCATGAGCGGGAAGCAGAAAACTGA
- a CDS encoding SpoIIIAC/SpoIIIAD family protein: MEQVIQVTGLCVVGALLALVVKRGSPETALLLAVGAAVVVALALAGVVKELLAFLGELGSASGVSADLFVPLYKTIGIALVVQVGGNLCRDAGESALASVVETAGTLCALLAALPLLRAVLDMLLELMG; the protein is encoded by the coding sequence ATGGAGCAGGTCATCCAGGTGACGGGGCTGTGCGTGGTGGGGGCGCTGCTGGCCCTGGTGGTGAAGCGGGGCAGTCCGGAGACGGCGCTGCTGCTGGCGGTGGGGGCCGCCGTGGTGGTGGCCCTGGCCCTGGCGGGCGTGGTGAAGGAGCTGCTGGCCTTCCTGGGGGAGCTGGGGTCGGCCAGCGGCGTGTCCGCGGACCTGTTTGTGCCCCTGTACAAGACCATCGGCATCGCCCTGGTGGTGCAGGTGGGAGGCAACCTCTGCCGGGACGCGGGGGAGAGCGCCCTGGCCTCCGTGGTGGAGACGGCGGGGACCCTCTGCGCCCTGCTGGCGGCCCTGCCGCTGCTGCGGGCGGTGCTGGACATGCTGTTGGAGCTGATGGGATGA
- a CDS encoding stage III sporulation protein AE — protein sequence MAGALSITLASAGSLDSLMGLGSRTIGELADFSQALLPTLAAATAASGAVTTATVQQVSTVFFVDLLLRLIRQLLLPLVYLYIGLLTAAACLPENRLGAIAEALKKLVTWILTTALLVFTIYLSIVRIISGSADSATVKVAKAAISGVVPVVGGIIADASETVLAGAGMLKNTIGVFGMLAILAACAYPFLQLGVQYLLYKLTAYLASVVGAPGLCKLIDGLGGAFGLILGMTGGCALLLLISVLASVGAVMP from the coding sequence ATGGCGGGGGCGCTGTCCATCACCCTGGCCTCCGCCGGGAGCCTGGACTCCCTGATGGGGCTGGGCAGCCGGACCATCGGGGAGCTGGCGGACTTCTCCCAGGCGCTGCTGCCCACCCTGGCGGCGGCCACGGCGGCCAGCGGGGCCGTCACCACCGCCACGGTGCAGCAGGTGTCCACGGTGTTCTTCGTGGATCTGCTGCTGCGGCTGATCCGGCAGCTGCTGCTGCCGCTGGTGTACCTGTACATCGGATTGCTGACGGCGGCGGCCTGCCTGCCGGAAAACCGGCTGGGGGCCATTGCCGAGGCGCTGAAAAAGCTGGTGACCTGGATCCTCACCACGGCGCTGCTGGTGTTCACCATCTACCTCTCCATCGTGCGGATCATCTCCGGCTCCGCCGACAGCGCCACGGTGAAGGTGGCAAAGGCCGCCATCTCCGGCGTGGTGCCGGTGGTGGGAGGCATCATCGCCGACGCGTCGGAGACGGTGCTGGCCGGGGCCGGGATGCTGAAGAACACCATCGGCGTCTTCGGGATGCTGGCCATCCTGGCGGCCTGCGCCTATCCTTTCCTGCAGCTGGGGGTCCAGTACCTGCTGTACAAGCTGACGGCGTATCTGGCCTCCGTGGTGGGGGCGCCGGGGCTGTGCAAGCTCATCGACGGGCTGGGAGGCGCCTTCGGCCTGATTCTGGGCATGACCGGCGGCTGCGCGCTGCTGCTGCTCATCTCCGTGCTGGCCTCCGTGGGGGCGGTGATGCCATGA
- a CDS encoding stage III sporulation protein AB translates to MVKLVGAVCILGAGTWAWRRSAAERRRELDTLADLTALLDRMGEEIRLRRTSLPRLLGSLGRDRTGPVRDFCTSVAASLARGAPLGQSWRSAAEALPLGPESRTALTALGDSLQGDEESVCKALTLAGKILEKNLAAARDHRQETEKRSAALWLSSAALLVILLI, encoded by the coding sequence ATGGTGAAGCTGGTGGGCGCGGTGTGTATCCTGGGGGCCGGGACCTGGGCCTGGCGGCGGTCGGCGGCGGAGCGCAGGCGGGAGTTGGACACGCTGGCGGACCTGACCGCCCTGCTGGACCGCATGGGGGAGGAGATCCGGCTCCGCCGGACCAGCCTGCCCCGGCTGCTGGGGTCCCTGGGCCGGGACCGGACGGGACCTGTCCGGGACTTTTGTACATCGGTGGCGGCGTCGCTGGCGCGGGGCGCGCCCCTGGGGCAGAGCTGGCGGTCCGCCGCGGAGGCGCTGCCCCTCGGTCCAGAGAGCCGGACCGCCCTGACCGCCCTGGGAGATTCCCTCCAGGGGGATGAGGAGAGCGTATGTAAAGCATTAACCCTTGCCGGAAAGATCCTGGAAAAAAACCTGGCGGCGGCCCGGGACCACAGGCAGGAGACGGAGAAGCGGTCCGCGGCGCTGTGGCTTTCCAGCGCGGCGCTGCTGGTGATTTTACTGATTTGA
- the spoIIIAC gene encoding stage III sporulation protein AC: MEVDLIFKIAAIGILVAVLNQLLIRSGREEQGLMVVLAGLVCVLMLMVREISDLFDLIKSLFDF; encoded by the coding sequence ATGGAAGTGGATTTGATTTTCAAGATCGCCGCCATCGGCATCCTGGTGGCGGTGCTGAACCAGCTGCTGATCCGCTCGGGCCGGGAGGAGCAGGGGCTGATGGTGGTGCTGGCAGGGCTGGTGTGCGTGCTGATGCTGATGGTCCGAGAGATCAGCGACCTGTTCGACCTCATCAAGTCCCTGTTCGATTTCTGA
- a CDS encoding SpoIIIAH-like family protein, whose protein sequence is MSARWKRNTVVATMVLLVCAAVALNWKYTGEQAADAVEETGTKILGEATLVSGQEDGGEAGTDEEAVYTGGDYFASARLTRQQARDNAISLLQEAADQSGADAAVANEASEGIQVLAGYTMKEAQIENLVTAKGYTDCVAFMGEDSISVVVDTGTGELTAEDVAKITDIAMTETGYPASGIKIMASN, encoded by the coding sequence ATGAGCGCGAGATGGAAGCGGAATACCGTGGTGGCCACGATGGTGCTGCTGGTGTGCGCAGCAGTGGCCCTGAACTGGAAGTACACCGGCGAGCAGGCGGCGGACGCCGTGGAGGAGACCGGCACCAAGATCCTGGGGGAAGCCACGCTGGTCAGCGGTCAGGAGGACGGCGGCGAGGCCGGGACGGATGAGGAGGCGGTCTACACCGGCGGGGACTACTTCGCCTCCGCCCGGCTGACCCGCCAGCAGGCCAGGGACAACGCCATCTCCCTGCTGCAGGAGGCGGCGGACCAGTCCGGGGCCGACGCGGCGGTGGCCAACGAGGCGTCGGAGGGCATCCAGGTGCTGGCGGGCTACACCATGAAGGAGGCCCAGATCGAAAACCTGGTGACCGCCAAGGGCTATACCGACTGCGTGGCCTTCATGGGGGAGGACAGCATCAGCGTGGTGGTGGACACCGGCACCGGCGAGCTGACGGCCGAGGACGTGGCCAAGATCACCGACATCGCCATGACGGAGACCGGATACCCAGCCAGCGGCATCAAGATCATGGCCTCAAATTAG